Proteins encoded within one genomic window of Megalobrama amblycephala isolate DHTTF-2021 unplaced genomic scaffold, ASM1881202v1 scaffold230, whole genome shotgun sequence:
- the LOC125261023 gene encoding uncharacterized protein LOC125261023, producing the protein MFGRSPDLPVDHWLSGGVAERREGRVETWVTEHQHKLQQAYKWTQKRLQSLAKQRQTRQGVVKDASLNPGDLVYLRNRRVRGRNKIQDIWEDLPHCVLERLDPDKALYKIVPVDQSRPPRNVHRLELRRCVPLQKDPVESIQHQSTDSSSSRASSGSEEDLEELRVVVPVSLSSGVERERSAEEDCSREEDQVITTGTDFSVRRSQRATAGQHRNPFREPRSVQGMEAAAIPPELNDGLRPPSRKVGEMAMVLEQLLQVMNELKRVMKEA; encoded by the coding sequence ATGTTTGGCAGGAGTCCTGATCTCCCAGTTGACCATTGGTTAAGTGGTGGGGTGGCAGAAAGAAGAGAAGGACGGGTAGAGACGTGGGTTACTGAACATCAGCATAAACTACAACAGGCATATAAGTGGACACAGAAGCGGTTACAGAGTTTGGCGAAGCAGAGGCAAACACGACAAGGGGTTGTAAAAGATGCCAGTCTGAATCCGGGTGATCTAGTGTATTTACGAAATCGAAGAGTGAGGGGAAGAAATAAAATCCAGGACATCTGGGAGGATTTGCCGCACTGTGTGTTGGAGAGATTGGACCCGGATAAGGCGCTCTATAAGATAGTTCCAGTGGATCAATCACGTCCACCAAGGAATGTGCATCGTTTGGAGTTACGACGTTGTGTACCATTACAGAAGGACCCTGTAGAGTCAATTCAGCATCAAAGTACAGACTCAAGTTCAAGCAGAGCATCGTCTGGGTCTGAGGAAGATTTGGAGGAGCTCCGAGTGGTGGTACCAGTAAGCCTGTCTTCGGGGGTTGAAAGGGAAAGGAGTGCAGAAGAGGATTGTTCCAGGGAGGAGGATCAAGTAATAACCACTGGGACAGACTTTTCAGTTCGACGCTCGCAGAGGGCTACAGCGGGACAGCATAGGAATCCCTTTAGAGAGCCACGATCTGTGCAGGGTATGGAAGCTGCAGCAATCCCCCCAGAATTAAATGATGGGTTAAGGCCCCCTTCCAGAAAAGTAGGGGAAATGGCAATGGTCTTAGAACAGTTGCTGCAggtgatgaatgaattaaaaagaGTGATGAAAGAGGCGTAA